In the Syngnathus scovelli strain Florida chromosome 8, RoL_Ssco_1.2, whole genome shotgun sequence genome, one interval contains:
- the crygs2 gene encoding crystallin, gamma S2, with translation MGRIVFYEDKNFQGHRYECDSDCSDFHTYLSRCNSIRVESGAWVVYERPNYLGYQYVLTRGEYPEYQRWMGLNDRLSSCKMIHFTSGGGYKMQLYEKADFGGKAFEATEDCPSLLEKFRWREVNSCKVFDGWWVFYEHPNYRGRQYFLEKGEYRKPGDWGAASAAIQSYRRLTE, from the exons ATGGGCAGG ATCGTCTTCTACGAGGACAAGAACTTCCAGGGTCACCGGTATGAGTGTGACAGCGACTGCTCCGACTTCCACACCTACTTGAGTCGCTGCAACTCCATCCGCGTGGAGAGCGGCGCTTGGGTGGTGTACGAGCGGCCCAACTACCTGGGTTACCAATACGTCCTGACCCGAGGCGAGTACCCCGAGTACCAGCGCTGGATGGGCCTCAACGACCGCCTCAGCTCCTGCAAGATGATCCACTTT ACCAGCGGGGGTGGCTACAAGATGCAGCTGTACGAGAAGGCCGACTTTGGGGGCAAGGCTTTTGAGGCCACAGAGGACTGCCCCTCGCTTCTGGAGAAATTCCGCTGGAGGGAGGTGAACTCGTGCAAGGTCTTTGACGGTTGGTGGGTGTTCTACGAGCACCCCAACTACCGCGGCCGCCAGTACTTCCTGGAGAAGGGCGAGTACCGCAAGCCCGGCGACTGGGGCGCGGCCAGTGCTGCAATCCAATCCTACAGGCGCCTCACTGAATGA